DNA sequence from the Nitrospinota bacterium genome:
TGGATAATTTTTTTTATCTGTGGAGCGGTTTTTCCCTGACAATATATAACTTCTGGCATACCGCTTCGCAAACCACGATGATGGTCAATTTTTGCAAAGCCCAGGTTCTCGAATGGCAGGGTCTCAAGCTTTTTTAAAGCTTGTTGCGGAGTTACTTTTTGGTCGTGAAGTTCATTTAATAGTTTTTTTAAATTCCGGGTATTCATTTCAAACCTTTTATGCCGGCAAATTCAGTAGATATTTCAACATTCATTAAGTCCTTTAAAGCCTGGCTGGGAGGCTTGTTTTCATGAAGGACATGATAGGTTTCTTCCATAATCGACGCTTGAACTTTAAATTTGCTTATCAGTGAGTGAGCCGATTTTACAGTTAAAACTCCTTCAGCGACCATTTTCATACTCTCAGTAATTTCCTTCAGTGTTTTTCCTTCACCTAGTCGCATGCCTAGTTGGCGATTGCGACTCAAGTCACCCGTGCAGGTGAGAACCAGATCTCCCAGGCCGCTCATTCCATAAAATGTTTCTGGTCTGGCTCCGAGCTCCGTTCCGATCCTGCTGATTTCAACCAGTCCGCGAGTGATGAGAGCTGCCCTGGTATTATATCCCAGGCCAAGTCCATCAGAAATTCCTGTGGCTATAGCGATAACATTTTTCAGTGCGCCACCAATCTCCACTCCTATCAAGTCATCGTTAGCAAAAACTTTCATTTTATCGTTGGTAAAAATTTTTTGGACCTGCTTAGCGGTCATAAGATCTTCTGCTGAAGCCAATAATGCAGAGGGAATTCCTTGTGCCACTTCCTTGGCAAAAGTAGGGCCGGAAATGGTAGCTGTATTGGTGCCTAAAACATCCTGAATTATCTGATGCCCGGTGAGTAGTGTCTCGTTTTCAATTCCTTTGCTTGCGCTGATAACAAGACAATCTTTCTCAACAAATGGCTTTATCTGGGTAAGTGTTTGCCTGATCACATGAGTAGGTACCACCAGGAGAATCAGGGAATGGCCTTCGACCGCTTTTTCAAGAGAGGAAGTGGGATGGATATTTGAGGCTAAAGGATGACCCGGTAAAAACCATGAGTTATCGCGAGTACGAGTTATCGTTTCACATAAATCCTGTTCATACACCCATAGGGATATTTCGCGGAATTTACCCGCCAAGTGAATCGCTAATGCCGTCCCCCAACTTCCTGCACCTAATATGGAAATTTTTTCATACATTTTTTCAAGACCCTCGAAAAATACGACTGCATTATAACCAATTGGGGATTGCAATGCTTGGAGAAATGGCTTGTCTGGAGATTACCTTTATGATTAAATAAAATAATTATTGCATTACAGAATTTAACAGTAACTCTTGGATATTTTCCTATCTTATTAAGGTTTTCCTAATGGCAAAACGTCTTAAAGTCAGCCGAAAAGACTTATTAAAAGAACCCGATCAGTTTTTATCCAGCTCTGAAAAAGCCTTGCTTTTCTTTACGGATAACAGTTCGACCGTTATTGGTGTAATTTCAGCCATAATCATTGTGGGCTTTTCTGTTTTAGGTTTTAAATATTATCAAGAAACGCAGACAATGAGAGAAGAAGCCTTCTATTTTGAAATAGTAAAAATTTCTGATAAAGCTGATGGCTCAACTGCGGATGCAGAGGCTATTTGGGAAAAGATGGGAGACAGCCTGCAAAAAGAGCGGGCATCTCTATTGCTGGGCGATCTTTACTTTCAAAACAATGAATATGAAAAAGCTGAGAAGCTTTATTCAATGGTTGTGAGTAATTCTTCCCCAGAGGAAGTTAATTACCAGATGGCTAAAGTTGGTTTGGCTCATAGCTATGAATCCAGAAAAGACTATAAAAAGGCCATTGGTCTGTTTAAATCGGTTATTGATTCCAATACAACTTTCCCCCTGTTTGATGTCTACTGGAGTCTTTCAAGATGCCATGAACTGAATAATGATGTATCTAATGCATTGCTTATTTTACGAGAAATGCAGATCAAATTCTCCGATAACCCTCAAATGGATAGAGTCGAAAGCCGTATCAAACAGCTTTCCGCTTGAGTATTAACAGCCCACTCGTAGTGGAATGAGTAAAAGTTTGTTAAGTTTGGATGAATGTCTCTGGATGAAAACAAACTATTTCCAGTAGCCAGCAGAATTGCTCTGCTACTATTATGCAAAAAATACCAAAAACTTTAATATCTATTCTTCTTCCTATTCTGGTATTTGTTGCTTTATTTTTTCCAATTGACTCCCTTTCCGTGCCGTTTATCAGTCTGGAAACAGAAATAGCTATGGGGAAAGGTGCGGATGTGGAAGTTTCCAGACAGTATGGAATTTACCAGGATAAAGAGCTTCAGTTATATGTAAATAGAATTGGCCAAAATCTGGTTTCCAGGCTTTCCGACAAGGTTTTCCCACGTTTTTACTTTCGTATTGTAGACAGTTCCGAGATAAATGCCTTCGCTTTACCCGGGGGTTATGTATACGTAACTCTTGGGCTGATGTCTTTGGTAAACAGTGAAGCTGAACTGGCAGGAGTTTTAGGACATGAAATTGGACATATAATTTTTCACCATGGCGCTAAACAAATGGTACGTAGCATAGGTTCACAAATTTTATCTTTGGGAGGAGCGATTGCCAGCCCGAAGAATGCCGGACAATGGCTGGCTGTCAGCACTGCTATGTCTCAGCAGATACTCATGGGTTATGGCAGAGAGGCGGAAATCGAATCTGATGAGCATGGGATATTGAACAGCAAGGAAGCAGGCTACAACCCCTATGGAATGTCAGGCTTTTTAAGAAGTTTGAGACGTAAAGAGATCATGTCTGGCCAATCTTATCATTCTTTCCAGGCGACGCATCCTGATACGCGTGACAGAATTGTCAAGGCTTCCCTCCTGGCAGGGCGGATGAGTAGTGGTGCGGACAATAATAAAAGCTTTCGAGAGCGATATTTGAACAAGATTCGCGGTCTGAAATACGCAGGTCAAAAGAGCAGTATAGATCAAAAACGTTACAAGCCTCAATATATTGATATCTATGAAGTGAAAAAGGGAGACACTTTTCAGAGCATAGCGGAGAAAGAGTTGGGGAACAAACGTAAAGATCTGGACATTGCCGTTTTGAATGGAAGGAAAGAGTCTAGCCAACCCAAACCTGGTGAATTATTAAAGATTGTGCGAAGCGGAAAGTTTAAAAAAGACAAAATACTCAATATTAGACCAAAAACTGTTGATGCCAGAAAGAGTGATAACTTGCCACTGCGTCGTAGATAATACTGGTTGCTGAGTTGGAAGAAATTTATCTGGAGAAATCGCATACCGTACACCTTAAGCCTGAAGGTGAAATTTGCAACCGGTTAAAGCAGGGAACCCGGGTCAAACTTATAAAGTGGAAGGGCGACTGGGCTCACATAACCTGGCGAAGCGGTAAAAAGAAAGGATGGATAAAACTTAATAATAGTTAAATATTTTATAAAAAAATAATCTTATTTCATTAATTAATCCCTCTTCCGGCAGTGATTAAATCATGAATATCTCCCCCAACAGATGAATCCTGCATATCACCTATGAACTCCATGGTGAACCCGGCGCCAGTTGCCTCATGATATATAACACCCCACATAGAAAGCTGCGCAAGGTTTTTATAGGTATTTTTACTATTTACAACTACAGCTGTGTTTGGATTCGGGTCCAGGGTAGTTACTCTGATAGAACCGAACTGAGCCGAATCAACAGTTGGAATTAAATGTGCATTTGAATTGATGCTACTTTGGAATTCTTTATTTAAGCTATTAATGGAAGGATGACTTTGATTGACAACAAAAAAACGGTGAGTTTCTCCTGCACCAATAGTAAATACAATGGCTCTTCCGGCAGCATTATTTACAGTGGTTGTCATACCAATGACTTCTAGGACAGCACCAATTTCAGTGGATGCGGTGTCAAGTGAAGGATGACTTACGCCAATGAAGGTATAACTTTCATTGGGTACAGCCTGAGCGTACGGAGATATAGCTAGACGGGTGCTGTCTCTAGTATTAGCGGCGTGGATAATGGAAAATGATATACCGCTCCCAAAGAATATAAATGCACTACCAGAATCAGTTGCAGAATTATTGTCATCTAAATAAGCTCCAACAATCACATCGCTGGTTCCATCACCATTAAAATCACCTGCTGCAATTGGTTGTGAGTGAAAACCT
Encoded proteins:
- a CDS encoding tetratricopeptide repeat protein produces the protein MAKRLKVSRKDLLKEPDQFLSSSEKALLFFTDNSSTVIGVISAIIIVGFSVLGFKYYQETQTMREEAFYFEIVKISDKADGSTADAEAIWEKMGDSLQKERASLLLGDLYFQNNEYEKAEKLYSMVVSNSSPEEVNYQMAKVGLAHSYESRKDYKKAIGLFKSVIDSNTTFPLFDVYWSLSRCHELNNDVSNALLILREMQIKFSDNPQMDRVESRIKQLSA
- a CDS encoding M48 family metalloprotease, with the protein product MLLPILVFVALFFPIDSLSVPFISLETEIAMGKGADVEVSRQYGIYQDKELQLYVNRIGQNLVSRLSDKVFPRFYFRIVDSSEINAFALPGGYVYVTLGLMSLVNSEAELAGVLGHEIGHIIFHHGAKQMVRSIGSQILSLGGAIASPKNAGQWLAVSTAMSQQILMGYGREAEIESDEHGILNSKEAGYNPYGMSGFLRSLRRKEIMSGQSYHSFQATHPDTRDRIVKASLLAGRMSSGADNNKSFRERYLNKIRGLKYAGQKSSIDQKRYKPQYIDIYEVKKGDTFQSIAEKELGNKRKDLDIAVLNGRKESSQPKPGELLKIVRSGKFKKDKILNIRPKTVDARKSDNLPLRRR
- a CDS encoding NAD(P)-dependent glycerol-3-phosphate dehydrogenase, yielding MYEKISILGAGSWGTALAIHLAGKFREISLWVYEQDLCETITRTRDNSWFLPGHPLASNIHPTSSLEKAVEGHSLILLVVPTHVIRQTLTQIKPFVEKDCLVISASKGIENETLLTGHQIIQDVLGTNTATISGPTFAKEVAQGIPSALLASAEDLMTAKQVQKIFTNDKMKVFANDDLIGVEIGGALKNVIAIATGISDGLGLGYNTRAALITRGLVEISRIGTELGARPETFYGMSGLGDLVLTCTGDLSRNRQLGMRLGEGKTLKEITESMKMVAEGVLTVKSAHSLISKFKVQASIMEETYHVLHENKPPSQALKDLMNVEISTEFAGIKGLK